One window of the Zygotorulaspora mrakii chromosome 6, complete sequence genome contains the following:
- the SQT1 gene encoding Sqt1p (similar to Saccharomyces cerevisiae SQT1 (YIR012W); ancestral locus Anc_7.180), with protein MSGLEADQELSRDDAALQDEFIDNNEVEQEVVEDDTASIPMDEDDVENDATPGIDVGDGETIEIDVSNNSVTYFDKHSDSVFTVFQHPTLPLICSGGGDNLAYLWTSHSQPPKFAGTLNGHTESVIAGGFSCDGKFLVTGDMTGKVLIYISQSGGTKWKKVSEIQEVEEIIWLKCHPTIPGVFAFGAIDGSVWCFQINPDGSLDQLMTQLSHQLECTAGEFISTEQGENILELVTCSSDSSIIGWNCYTSQTLFKITQDQIRGTNAPWVSISSAPSSLTNGNASVVACGSNNGVLAIINCNSGSVLHLSAVIQLKPEQDELDASIESIAWSQSFPLLALGLVCGEILLYDTTSWKVRHRFLLEDSVTKLLFDDHDLFVSCINGKVYQFDARTGQEKFVCTGHNMGVLDFVLTKKNDGPRRIITAGDEGVSLIFEVPN; from the coding sequence AGCAGGAAGTTGTAGAAGACGATACTGCAAGCATTCCGATGGATGAGGACGATGTTGAGAATGATGCGACTCCAGGAATAGATGTAGGAGATGGAGAGACAATTGAAATCGACGTGAGTAACAATTCTGTGACGTACTTTGATAAGCATAGCGATTCTGTCTTCACTGTATTTCAACATCCTACGCTGCCGCTGATTTGCTCTGGTGGTGGTGACAATTTGGCGTATTTATGGACCTCGCACTCACAACCACCAAAATTTGCCGGGACGTTAAATGGCCACACAGAATCTGTCATTGCCGGTGGATTCAGTTGTGACGGTAAATTTTTGGTCACTGGTGATATGACAGGTAAGGTCTTGATTTACATATCACAAAGTGGTGGTacaaaatggaaaaaagtATCGGAAATACAGGAAGTAGAGGAAATTATTTGGTTGAAGTGTCATCCAACTATTCCTGGCGTTTTTGCATTTGGCGCGATCGATGGTTCAGTATGGTGTTTCCAAATAAATCCAGATGGTAGTTTGGATCAGCTCATGACACAATTATCGCATCAACTAGAGTGCACAGCCGGTGAATTCATCAGTACTGAGCAAGGTGAAAACATTTTGGAACTAGTTACATGCTCATCAGATAGTAGCATTATCGGATGGAACTGTTACACCTCGCAAACTCTGTTCAAGATCACTCAGGACCAAATAAGAGGTACTAATGCTCCATGGGTTTCGATTTCGTCTGCTCCTTCCAGTTTGACTAATGGTAACGCCTCTGTGGTAGCATGTGGCTCGAATAATGGTGTTCTTGCTATCATAAACTGTAATAGCGGATCAGTATTGCATTTGTCTGCCGTCATTCAGTTGAAACCTGAACAGGATGAGCTGGATGCttcaattgaatcaatCGCATGGTCTCAAAGCTTCCCATTACTAGCTCTTGGGCTGGTATGTGGCGAGATTCTACTTTATGATACAACATCTTGGAAAGTTAGGCACAGATTTTTACTTGAGGATTCTGTAACAAAACTTTTGTTCGACGATCACGATTTATTCGTTTCATGTATCAACGGTAAAGTGTATCAATTCGATGCAAGAACTGGTCAAGAAAAGTTCGTTTGTACCGGTCATAATATGGGTGTCTTGGATTTCGTATTGACCAAGAAAAATGACGGCCCAAGAAGGATAATCACTGCCGGTGATGAAGGAGTATCCTTGATTTTCGAAGTCCCAAATTGA
- the RIB5 gene encoding riboflavin synthase (similar to Saccharomyces cerevisiae RIB5 (YBR256C); ancestral locus Anc_7.181): protein MFTGIVEHIGTVLGYQAFDDTASGGNGVSITIGNAKPILLDCHIGDSIAVNGVCLTVTEFNEDTFKVGISPETIKRTNVASWQQGAKVNLERAVSQDVRFGGHYVQGHVDTVATIESRKSEGNSIIFGFKLRDPQLEKYIVEKGFICIDGTSLTVTDVLSDGTFFISMIKHTQENVIMPFKKTNEEVNIEVDLTGKVIEKQIQVTLDNQIKNEDSPLNKLVGKIIEEKLEKYLNGRT from the coding sequence ATGTTCACTGGTATCGTTGAGCACATTGGCACGGTCTTGGGATATCAAGCCTTTGACGACACCGCCAGCGGTGGAAATGGTGTGTCAATTACTATTGGTAATGCCAAACCGATTCTACTCGACTGTCATATTGGCGATTCTATTGCTGTTAATGGCGTGTGTCTTACTGTGACCGAATTTAACGAAGATACGTTCAAAGTGGGTATTTCCCCTGAGACCATTAAAAGAACAAACGTTGCATCGTGGCAACAAGGTGCGAAGGTTAACTTGGAACGTGCTGTTTCTCAAGACGTGAGATTTGGTGGCCACTACGTGCAAGGCCATGTTGATACTGTTGCTACGATTGAGTCTCGAAAGTCGGAAGGCAACTCTATCATATTCGGATTTAAATTGAGGGATCCACAACTCGAAAAATACATCGTAGAAAAGGGATTTATATGTATTGATGGTACATCCTTAACGGTTACTGATGTTTTGAGTGATGgaactttttttatcagTATGATCAAGCACACCCAAGAGAACGTAATCATGCcattcaagaaaacaaatgaagAGGTTAATATTGAGGTTGATCTCACGGGAAAGGTCATCGAAAAGCAAATTCAAGTAACGTTAGATAATCAAATCAAGAACGAAGACAGCCCACTGAATAAACTGGTAGGCAAGATCATCGAAgaaaagcttgaaaaatactTAAATGGGAGAACTTGA
- the BAR1 gene encoding aspartyl protease BAR1 (similar to Saccharomyces cerevisiae BAR1 (YIL015W); ancestral locus Anc_7.182): protein MAFPVSFLSLYLMTWYISSHVRAFPTGVITPANKLDSLEIPITRVENPFRNALRKRSGSGLEIDLRYEQDLFYAATLDIGTPVQEITVLFDTGSSDMWVMSSVNPYCLPEKGTATYSNKSYNGGEISPSIDCQLSGTYDANVSSSIQKLDIGRFYTNYSDGSFADGYWCRERLVLNGRDISNLQFGVADVASTPAGGVLGIGFQSLESVRGYSDAPGDFYPNFPQVLKNEGLINTVAYSLHLNSNSGSIVFGATDRTKFAGDMYTFPMVNQYPNIVDKPATLAITLQGLGIRSAKKCKQKTVTTTKTAALLDSGTSLMSAPQNILQDMASFVNAFYSEKDQIYMLKCPPSDDDTEFHFDFGDLTIKVPLSNLILQPPQNGYCGFGVLPGDESFTLGQVFLSSAYVVYDLDHYQISLAQARANSQISEGQVEQIPENGNIRDAIRASAMPWSSTEPFSVTSDIFEGNVLHCTSRQSANFTTSSNLYQSKPTSPNNARYPLARSTASSFSVIESAPLSRSVRASGTYSSMISLATTIAASVFDKSQDTTSGVSSMSLHTIGAPEASIKSASSLSITSSGISALPISSSTNASPNSNPGKEVNTNATKSHSKRSTFKPAKKSTTSQQHITDRSILVTTATKIIHLTTTVTAKFCTL from the coding sequence ATGGCATTTCCGGTGAGTTTTTTAAGTCTATACCTTATGACTTGGTATATATCCTCTCATGTCAGAGCATTTCCAACAGGAGTAATTACGCCAGCTAATAAGTTAGACTCACTAGAAATCCCCATAACAAGAGTGGAAAATCCATTTCGTAATGCGTTGCGTAAAAGGTCTGGATCTGGACTCGAAATCGATTTGAGGTACGAACAGGATCTGTTCTATGCCGCTACCCTAGATATTGGAACGCCTGTTCAAGAGATAACAGTACTGTTTGATACCGGTTCGTCCGATATGTGGGTGATGAGCTCAGTAAATCCATACTGTTTACCTGAAAAAGGTACTGCTACCTATTCTAATAAAAGTTATAATGGTGGAGAAATATCTCCATCCATCGACTGTCAATTAAGTGGCACTTATGATGCCAATGTATCATCGAGCATTCAGAAACTTGATATAGGTAGATTCTATACAAATTACTCCGATGGCTCTTTTGCCGATGGATATTGGTGCAGGGAAAGATTAGTATTGAACGGCagagatatttcaaatttacagtTTGGGGTTGCTGATGTTGCCTCAACTCCGGCAGGAGGTGTTCTTGGCATTGGTTTCCAGAGCTTAGAATCGGTCCGTGGCTATAGTGACGCACCCGGTGATTTCTATCCCAACTTTCCACAAGTCTTGAAGAATGAAGGGCTAATCAACACTGTTGCCTATTCGTTGCACTTGAATTCGAATTCAGGTTCCATAGTATTTGGAGCAACTGATAGAACAAAGTTTGCTGGAGACATGTACACCTTTCCGATGGTTAACCAGTATCCAAACATAGTTGATAAGCCAGCGACATTAGCAATCACATTGCAGGGACTTGGTATTAGAAGCGCTAAAAAGTGTAAACAAAAAACTGTGACTACGACTAAGACAGCAGCACTTCTAGACTCTGGCACAAGTTTAATGAGTGCACCccaaaatattcttcaaGATATGGCTTCATTCGTCAACGCTTTCTACAGtgaaaaagatcaaatttATATGCTCAAATGCCCACCAAGTGATGACGATACAGAATtccattttgattttggagACCTCACAATCAAAGTACCGCTTTCCAACCTTATTCTGCAGCCACCTCAAAATGGGTATTGCGGATTTGGAGTTTTACCCGGTGACGAATCCTTTACCTTGGGCCAAGTCTTTCTATCTTCCGCATATGTCGTATATGATTTGGACCATTATCAAATATCACTTGCCCAGGCAAGGGCTAATAGTCAGATTTCAGAAGGCCAAGTTGAACAGATTcctgaaaatggaaatatCCGAGATGCTATACGGGCAAGTGCAATGCCTTGGTCATCGACAGAGCCTTTCTCCGTTACTTCAGATATATTTGAAGGAAACGTACTACATTGCACGTCTCGTCAATCAGCTAACTTTacaacatcttcaaatttgtatCAAAGTAAACCTACTAGCCCAAATAATGCGAGATATCCATTAGCAAGGTCAACAGCGTCGTCATTCTCCGTCATAGAATCTGCCCCGCTATCCAGATCAGTACGGGCCAGCGGCACCTACAGTTCAATGATTAGTCTTGCAACTACTATTGCGGCATCTGTATTTGACAAGTCACAGGATACAACCAGTGGAGTAAGCTCAATGTCTTTACATACAATCGGGGCTCCAGAGGCATCGATTAAATCTGCAAGTTCATTATCTATTACTTCTAGTGGAATAAGCGCATTACCCATCTCAAGTTCTACTAACGCCTCACCTAATTCTAATCCTGGCAAGGAAGTAAATACAAATGCAACTAAATCACACTCGAAGAGATCGACTTTCAAACCGGCCAAAAAGTCAACTACTTCACAGCAGCATATAACTGATCGTTCTATACTTGTTACAACAGCCACGAAGATTATTCATTTAACCACCACGGTTACTGCGAAATTCTGTACACTCTAG
- the SNL1 gene encoding Snl1p (similar to Saccharomyces cerevisiae SNL1 (YIL016W); ancestral locus Anc_7.183), giving the protein MEWASSYYRANIKPLVETYVLDNDNGVLSNALLLTGASAIVVSAMLWRSAGLSAKKTEKKKTKKQSKQEQNKVHSLSFEEQIESVWLRFNNEYKNGVDQLFESFDKNDEKKIYQRNYYNEMLLKLLIELDGIDLANLQGERKIKLKERRKAVIKEIQTYLRKLDKLR; this is encoded by the coding sequence ATGGAGTGGGCAAGCAGCTATTATAGGGCAAATATAAAGCCACTTGTGGAAACTTATGTCTTAGACAATGACAATGGAGTTCTGTCCAATGCGCTGTTGCTGACAGGTGCGTCTGCAATCGTAGTCTCAGCAATGCTTTGGAGAAGTGCAGGATTAAGTGCCaagaaaactgaaaagaaaaagacaaagaagCAGTCCAAGCAGGAACAAAATAAGGTGCATTCATTGAGTTTTGAAGAGCAGATCGAGAGTGTTTGGTTGAGGTTTAACAATGAATACAAAAATGGTGTTGATCAATTATTTGAATCCTTcgataaaaatgatgagaaaaaaatctatCAACGAAATTATTACAATGAAATGCTTCTCAAACTGCTGATTGAGTTGGATGGCATTGATTTGGCAAATCTACAGGGAGAGAGAAAAATCAAGCTCAAggagagaagaaaagccGTCATTAAAGAAATCCAAACCTATTTGAGAAAGCTTGACAAATTAAGATAA
- the VID28 gene encoding glucose-induced degradation complex subunit VID28 (similar to Saccharomyces cerevisiae VID28 (YIL017C); ancestral locus Anc_7.184), whose translation MPASMRYEELQKLINILIGDQLAKVDLLTNSDTKILAELLDFGASSSLQDMKLDILFILLNLEETIRNQLGELYISTVEKVYEKSSFLLNFAQNDPFKNYKYMRLINLCVEYCPLINYPHFNEIQANLVKMLRTLAYEREMYDNVSYLKTVIEMFKFLLHFESANRISIELSSPLEDMLLTIVDKYALNLNFKYTTCSKTSKSSSVSVKYSLLENEISETNACIPNPVHVKNSLDSSLLSLALTLYPSAYHSQSLYTRNNKSLWDNVDFNFFIASLLKSSDITLRCAVLTYLICPYLEQENKWQDKKWLQLYLPYLVDTLNFSNIPWWFDPFENLILLIDLYHKHEPLNNPVITFLTKTNVMYGLLTLFAQCLSLKTQSRSSMNCTTKFIRLCASFAAYDELYRTLLLEQKFLLHHLEFGLESHLKLLKQFLAYRDKIIELEGPGVLNLPPIYDKETVMAWLLLLKSFSRSVSALRTSLKSNKLAELLLELLRVTYDITQDCDFAGNDFLKAEIDIMGVNLGCICNFVVEFSNLQSFMLKNGIVKITGEILNDPLFNSKRRWKTSRYNDSFDRDSIDSVKTNALWVLRHLMYNCQNSEKLELLSEVPMSTILEFINDPSWSVQEQCFQLIRNLTCNSRKVVNILLENFQNIDYKNDRNTGSGSKLVTGSTYLFEYLARKMLLLNPSDSIQKKTLEGVLYIIVNLAAVNENKKELVIEQAEILSIIRDILSESPQNLGHYSNDSKLKLACLWVLNNLLWDSTISRYTHYSLEGYAPSPHEEGPKQGNSTWVYGNSNAPTHSNAEEFEDESEYDSDTKDDDNDSENVEEEFVHGPGVGADSAIHTNRATVERCKKLVDMGIYDLVKQNKDEDSLSVREKAKTLQYHMDLLLKGSI comes from the coding sequence ATGCCTGCCTCGATGAGATATGAAGAGcttcaaaagttgattAACATTTTGATAGGTGATCAGCTAGCTAAGGTCGACTTGCTAACCAATTCCGATACGAAGATCTTAGCAGAGCTATTAGATTTTGGAGCTAGCTCATCTCTACAAGATATGAAACTAGATATTCTGTTCATTCTGTTAAACCTGGAGGAAACTATTAGAAATCAGCTGGGCGAACTGTATATTAGTACTGTCGAAAAAGTCTATGAGAAGAGtagttttcttttgaatttcgcTCAAAACGATCCgttcaaaaattacaaGTACATGCGACTCATCAACCTTTGTGTTGAGTATTGTCCACTCATCAACTACCCCCATTTCAACGAGATACAGGCAAATCTAGTTAAAATGTTGAGAACACTCGCGTATGAGCGTGAGATGTATGATAATGTGAGTTATTTGAAGACAGTTATCGAGATGTTCAAGtttttgcttcattttGAGTCTGCGAATAGAATCTCCATCGAGCTTTCAAGTCCATTGGAAGATATGCTTTTAACGATTGTTGACAAATATgcattgaatttgaatttcaaatatactACCTGTTCCAAGACTTCGAAATCCTCTTCGGTATCTGTTAAATACAGCCTTCtagaaaatgaaatctCAGAGACAAACGCATGTATTCCCAATCCTGTCCACGTTAAGAATTCCTTAGATAGTTCATTACTTTCGCTAGCACTTACCTTATATCCTAGCGCGTATCATTCCCAATCATTATATACCAGGAATAATAAATCTCTATGGGATAACgttgatttcaatttcttcatcgcAAGTTTACTGAAGAGCAGTGACATTACTTTAAGATGTGCTGTACTTACGTATCTGATATGCCCTTATTTGGAACAGGAAAATAAATGGCAGGATAAGAAATGGTTACAGCTTTATCTCCCCTATTTAGTTGATACCCTCAATTTCTCGAATATCCCTTGGTGGTTTGatccatttgaaaatttgatacttttgatTGATCTATATCATAAACACGAACCCCTAAACAATCCTGTGATTACGTTTTTAACCAAGACAAACGTCATGTATGGGCTACTTACGCTGTTCGCACAGTGtctttcattgaaaacacAAAGCAGATCATCCATGAATTGTACTACAAAGTTCATTCGTTTATGTGCATCTTTTGCTGCATATGATGAGCTGTACAGAACTCTTTTGTTGGAGCAAAAATTTTTGCTTCATCATCTTGAGTTTGGTTTAGAGTCTCATCTtaaacttttgaaacaatTCTTGGCGTACAGAGATAAAATAATAGAACTAGAAGGACCCGGGGTACTAAACTTGCCACCAATATATGATAAGGAAACTGTAATGGCAtggttgctgctgcttAAATCGTTTTCAAGAAGTGTAAGTGCCTTGCGAACATCACTAAAAAGTAATAAATTGGCTGAGTTATTGTTAGAGCTATTACGGGTGACTTACGATATTACTCAGGATTGTGATTTCGCCGGAAATGATTTCTTGAAGGCAGAGATAGACATAATGGGAGTGAACCTGGGTTGTATTTGTAAttttgttgttgaattttccaatttaCAGTCATTCatgctgaaaaatggcATTGTTAAAATAACAGGTGAAATTCTGAACGATCCTTTGTTTAATTCGAAGAGGAGATGGAAAACTTCCCGCTACAACGATTCATTCGACAGAGACAGCATTGACTCTGTCAAAACAAATGCTCTTTGGGTGCTCCGCCATCTTATGTACAACTGTCAAAACTCCGAAAAGTTGGAACTGCTTTCTGAAGTTCCAATGTCTACGATATTAGAGTTTATCAATGATCCAAGCTGGTCGGTTCAAGAGCAATGCTTCCAACTAATACGAAATTTAACCTGtaattcaagaaaagtcGTTAATATTCTCCTGGAgaactttcaaaatattgattaCAAAAACGATCGAAATACAGGATCAGGATCAAAATTAGTAACAGGTTCAACATATCTATTCGAGTACTTAGCGAGAAAAATGCTGCTACTCAATCCAAGCGATAGTATCCAAAAGAAAACCTTGGAAGGTGTGCTGTACATCATCGTCAATTTGGCCGCTGTAAACGAAAACAAGAAGGAACTTGTGATTGAACAGGCAGAAATATTGAGTATAATTCGCGATATTCTTTCAGAATCACCTCAAAATCTCGGTCATTATAGTAATGACAGCAAACTAAAATTGGCCTGTCTTTGGGTTTTGAACAATCTCCTCTGGGATTCAACAATCTCTAGGTACACACACTATTCCCTCGAAGGTTATGCTCCATCACCTCACGAAGAAGGCCCTAAGCAAGGCAATTCCACTTGGGTATACGGCAACAGCAATGCACCGACACATTCTAATGCGGAAGAATTCGAAGATGAATCAGAGTATGACTCTGACACCAAAGACGACGATAATGATTCAGAAAATGTTGAGGAAGAATTTGTCCACGGGCCAGGCGTGGGAGCAGACTCTGCCATCCACACCAACAGAGCGACAGTCGAAAGATGTAAAAAGCTCGTCGATATGGGTATTTACGATCTGGTGAAACAGaataaagatgaagacTCCCTCTCAGTCAGAGAAAAGGCGAAAACTTTACAATACCACATGGATCTCCTCCTAAAGGGGTCCATTTGA
- the MET10 gene encoding sulfite reductase subunit alpha (similar to Saccharomyces cerevisiae MET10 (YFR030W); ancestral locus Anc_7.185), whose amino-acid sequence MSMYSTNPFGVPSDPKKLPSYATPVSSISSVLYNNLKTIFTYKTFSEPDLLDSCLKQWSSRGVNSVFFRELDVRTGAGLAPLGFSHGSSAVTGIVAPGYALPYFVNSFHETTSPKDKFVFSVSSLNYDEESGAIVSDYVTPLQAASRLNFTVVTPVSASEVQAVTLLSLAIARFSRSKAAVNLYEGSYAKSVAEIREKISQDGLFDKLEKALPLTASFEDVLDKFNEFTNLKLHNFQYTGASDAETVFVTYGSLESQLFHDALVGNDSKSALIAVRVPLPFDLERFVAQIPSTARKIVVIGQSLDGNSATYLRSQVSAALFYHRRRNVSVSEYIYQTNFVWSPTAVEQVISTFIPEFVSSTINATSKGFTFWASDKSSVVDLSSRLVHALSLVDGQTITLRSIFDNIANAGTFQSQFTTGPVSENLTISNIDNADVAFVENVALLDTLDVTATVKNNGTILVISRKSLKELDQLKGETYVKDLGINEKFFVSAAEKNIKVVIIDAHSIGDKEETKGHTLSFVSQAVFWKYAFGYDVAESVRRIWSSAGPDIELLAAVLSDIITTAFEDGVKEVPSGALKSIVEDFSKKESTDTECLPIYVTETSFTPNQSKIEEIAEVETGKISDVTRKLVFKEAYGVENVLRPDLPVKNFVVKVKENRRVTPSDYDRYIFHIEFDISGAGLKYGIGEALGVHARNNVDMVTEFLRSYGLDENQTVLVPNKDDSNLLESRTVLQAFTDNLDIFGKPPKKFYESLVEFATNEDEKLALENLISPAGSVDLKRYQDVEYYTYADIFEKFPSARPSVEHLVSMIAPLKRREYSIASSQKVHENEVHLLIVVVDWVDAKGRKRFGQASKFLSELQVGSEVVVSVKPSVMKLPPNPKQPVIMSGLGTGLAPFKAIVEEKMWQKEQGHEIGEVYLFLGSRHKREEYLYGELWEAYKDAGIITHIGAAFSRDQPEKIYIQDRIKEALVQLKPAMIDKVGSFYLCGPTWPVPDITHALQEIISADAAEKGVKVDLNAAIEDLKEASRYILEVY is encoded by the coding sequence ATGTCAATGTATTCAACCAATCCGTTTGGTGTTCCATCGGATCCAAAGAAATTGCCTTCTTATGCAACTCCGGTATCATCGATTTCTTCAGTTTTATACAACAACTTGAAGACAATCTTCACATATAAAACTTTTTCTGAGCCAGATTTATTGGACTCATGCTTGAAACAATGGTCGTCCAGAGGTGTTAACAGTGTTTTTTTTCGCGAATTGGATGTTAGGACTGGAGCAGGATTAGCACCATTGGGTTTTAGTCATGGGTCATCTGCTGTTACTGGTATTGTCGCTCCTGGGTACGCACTACCATATTTTGTGAATTCTTTCCATGAGACTACTTCTCCTAAAGATAAATTTGTGTTTAGcgtttcttctttgaactATGACGAGGAATCTGGTGCGATTGTCAGCGACTACGTGACACCATTGCAGGCAGCTTCGCGTCTAAACTTTACTGTAGTTACTCCTGTTTCTGCAAGTGAAGTTCAGGCTGTGACACTTTTATCTCTAGCCATTGCTAGATTCAGCCGCAGCAAGGCTGCCGTGAATCTGTATGAGGGCAGTTATGCAAAATCTGTTGCTGAAATCAgggaaaaaatttcacaaGATGGATTATTTGACAAGTTGGAGAAAGCACTTCCTTTAACagcatcttttgaagatgtaTTGGACAAATTCAACGAAtttacaaatttgaagCTACATAACTTCCAGTATACAGGTGCTAGCGACGCAGAAACTGTATTTGTAACTTACGGTTCACTAGAATCCCAGCTATTCCATGACGCTTTGGTAGGTAATGACTCTAAATCTGCATTGATAGCTGTTCGTGTTCCATTGCCTTTTGATCTGGAAAGGTTTGTTGCCCAAATTCCTTCCACTGCTAGAAAAATTGTAGTCATTGGCCAATCTTTGGATGGAAATTCAGCAACATATTTAAGGAGTCAAGTTTCAGCCGCTTTGTTCTATCATCGTCGCAGAAATGTTTCTGTCTCTGAGTATATTTACCAGACAAATTTTGTTTGGTCTCCAACTGCAGTTGAACAAGTTATTTCCACCTTCATTCCTGAATTTGTTTCCTCTACCATTAATGCCACTTCAAAGGGCTTCACTTTTTGGGCTTCAGATAAGAGCTCTGTTGTCGATTTATCTTCAAGGTTAGTACATGCACTATCTTTGGTTGATGGTCAAACCATTACTTTAAGATCTATATTTGACAATATCGCTAATGCGGgaacttttcaatctcAATTTACCACAGGACCTGTATCAGAAAACCTTACCATATCTAACATTGACAATGCTGATGTTGCATTCGTAGAAAATGTCGCTTTGTTGGATACTTTAGATGTCACCGCCACTGTCAAAAATAATGGTACTATTCTTGttatttcaagaaaatctttgaagGAACTTGACCAATTGAAGGGTGAGACATACGTGAAAGATCTTGGAATTaatgagaaattttttgtttctgctgctgaaaaaaatataaaagtGGTTATTATTGATGCGCACAGCATCGGCGACAAAGAGGAAACGAAGGGTCACACACTATCTTTTGTCTCTCAAGCAGTTTTTTGGAAGTACGCATTTGGTTATGATGTGGCAGAAAGTGTTCGTCGTATTTGGAGTTCTGCTGGCCCTGATATCGAATTATTAGCTGCAGTTTTGTCTGATATTATAACCACCgcttttgaagatggtgTCAAAGAGGTTCCAAGCGGTGCTTTAAAGAGCATTGTGGAGGATTTCTCCAAGAAGGAATCAACTGATACTGAGTGTCTACCCATCTACGTCACCGAAACATCTTTCACCCCAAACCAAAGCAAAATTGAGGAGATCGCAGAAGTTGAGACCGGGAAAATCTCTGATGTTACAAGAAAGCTTGTATTTAAAGAAGCATATGGAGTTGAAAACGTCTTGAGACCAGATCTGCCtgttaaaaattttgtagTCAAGGTAAAGGAGAACAGACGTGTTACTCCATCTGATTATGACAGATACATCTTCcatattgaatttgatattaGCGGTGCCGGTTTGAAGTACGGTATTGGTGAGGCTCTTGGTGTTCATGCAAGGAACAATGTAGATATGGTGACAGAATTTTTACGTTCATACGGCCTGGATGAAAATCAAACTGTACTTGTGCCTAACAAGGATGATTCCAATTTACTGGAGTCGAGAACTGTGCTTCAGGCCTTTACAGATAACCTGGACATCTTTGGTAAACCACCTAAGAAATTTTACGAATCATTAGTGGAGTTTGCAACTAACGAAGATGAGAAGTTAGCATTGGAAAACTTGATCTCACCAGCCGGTTCGGTAGACctcaaaagatatcaagATGTTGAGTATTACACTTATGCTGAcatatttgagaaatttcCTTCCGCAAGACCAAGTGTTGAACATCTTGTCAGTATGATAGCGCCATTGAAAAGGAGAGAATATTCTATAGCATCTTCTCAAAAGGTTCATGAAAATGAGGTTCACTTGCtaattgttgttgttgacTGGGTTGATGCGAAGggcagaaaaagatttggcCAAGCTTCCAAATTCTTATCTGAGTTGCAGGTAGGATCTGAGGTTGTTGTTAGTGTCAAACCTTCTGTTATGAAACTTCCACCTAATCCAAAGCAGCCGGTTATTATGAGTGGCCTTGGTACTGGTTTGGCACCCTTCAAAGCTATCgttgaggaaaaaatgtgGCAAAAAGAACAAGGACATGAAATTGGTGAGGTTTATCTTTTCTTGGGTTCAAGACACAAGAGAGAGGAGTATTTGTATGGTGAACTATGGGAAGCCTATAAGGATGCAGGTATTATTACTCACATTGGTGCAGCATTCTCCAGAGATCAACCTGAAAAGATATATATTCAGGACCGTATTAAGGAAGCTTTGGTTCAATTGAAACCTGCGATGATCGATAAGGTTGGCTCTTTCTATTTGTGTGGACCAACTTGGCCTGTTCCTGATATTACTCATGCCCTTCAAGAAATTATTTCGGCTGACGCAGCAGAGAAAGGTGTTAAGGTTGACTTAAATGCAGCTATcgaagatttgaaagaagctTCCAGATATATTCTGGAAGTTTATTAG